A stretch of the Synechocystis sp. PCC 7338 genome encodes the following:
- a CDS encoding methionine gamma-lyase family protein: MKYSSFLKQAEENLVPIFSEIDTKVKQNLYKVIEAFRHHRVGVQHFAGVSGYGHDDLGRDTLDGVFAQVMGAESAAVRVQFVSGTHAIACALYGILRPGDELLSAVGSPYDTLEEVIGLRGSCQGSLADFNISYRQLPLAAAGTVDWQGLETAVRPETRLVLIQRSCGYSWRPSLAIADIARIIKIVKAQNPHTLCFVDNCYGEFIELQEPTAIGADLMAGSLIKNPGGTIVTAGGYLVGKAEWVEAGAYRLTAPGIGLEGGATFDQNRLLYQGLFLAPQMVGEAMKCNHLLAYVFDQLGYPVNPAPLAPRRDVIQAIQLGSPEKLIAFCRALQGASPISSYLQPVPAAMPGYASEVVMAGGTFIDGSTSELSADGPLREPYTVFCQGGTHWTHMAIALEEILTAFEALEKDEKY, encoded by the coding sequence ATGAAATATTCCAGCTTCCTTAAACAAGCAGAAGAAAACCTAGTCCCAATCTTTTCGGAAATCGACACAAAGGTCAAGCAAAATCTGTACAAAGTCATAGAGGCTTTTCGCCACCATCGGGTAGGGGTACAACATTTTGCCGGGGTGAGTGGTTATGGCCACGATGACCTGGGCAGAGATACCCTGGATGGGGTTTTTGCTCAAGTGATGGGGGCAGAGTCGGCCGCTGTACGGGTACAGTTTGTGTCCGGAACCCACGCGATCGCCTGTGCGTTGTACGGCATTTTGCGACCAGGGGATGAACTACTGTCGGCGGTGGGCTCTCCCTACGACACCCTCGAAGAAGTGATTGGTCTTAGGGGAAGTTGTCAAGGCTCCCTCGCTGACTTTAACATTTCTTATCGTCAATTGCCCCTTGCGGCGGCCGGCACAGTGGATTGGCAAGGGCTGGAAACGGCAGTGCGTCCAGAAACTCGCTTAGTTTTAATCCAACGTTCCTGTGGTTACAGTTGGCGCCCCAGTTTGGCAATCGCCGACATTGCCAGAATTATTAAAATTGTCAAAGCCCAAAATCCCCACACCCTTTGTTTTGTGGACAACTGCTATGGGGAATTTATCGAATTACAAGAACCTACGGCGATCGGGGCAGATTTGATGGCAGGCTCTTTGATCAAAAATCCTGGGGGCACCATTGTCACCGCAGGGGGGTATCTGGTCGGGAAAGCCGAGTGGGTAGAAGCGGGGGCCTATAGATTGACCGCTCCAGGCATTGGTTTGGAAGGGGGAGCCACTTTTGACCAAAATCGTCTCCTATACCAAGGCCTTTTCCTTGCGCCCCAAATGGTGGGGGAAGCGATGAAATGTAATCATTTATTGGCCTATGTGTTTGACCAATTGGGCTACCCGGTTAACCCGGCCCCGCTGGCCCCCCGCCGGGATGTAATCCAAGCGATTCAGTTGGGCAGCCCAGAAAAATTAATTGCTTTTTGCCGGGCACTCCAAGGGGCTTCCCCCATCAGTTCCTATCTCCAGCCTGTGCCGGCCGCCATGCCTGGTTACGCCAGTGAGGTGGTGATGGCGGGGGGCACATTTATTGACGGCAGTACCTCCGAGTTGTCCGCTGACGGCCCATTGCGGGAACCCTACACCGTTTTTTGCCAGGGAGGTACCCACTGGACCCACATGGCGATCGCCCTGGAGGAAATCTTGACCGCCTTTGAAGCGCTGGAAAAGGACGAAAAATATTGA
- a CDS encoding MliC family protein, whose protein sequence is MKNYYSALLGRPAKVALVALIFGGLGLAMPSYGQETQTYYCSPTETLLIKMVAGPAIEVTLPDGRTMVLPQAESASGTKYSNGSLTVWSKGNTALVEEGGTVKWQDCVKI, encoded by the coding sequence ATGAAAAATTATTATTCTGCCCTTTTGGGTCGCCCCGCTAAAGTTGCCCTAGTTGCCCTAATTTTCGGTGGATTGGGCCTAGCGATGCCCAGCTACGGCCAGGAAACCCAGACCTACTACTGCTCTCCGACCGAAACGCTGTTGATTAAAATGGTGGCAGGCCCTGCCATTGAAGTTACCCTACCGGATGGGCGGACAATGGTGCTCCCCCAAGCAGAATCAGCCTCTGGCACTAAGTACAGTAATGGTTCCCTGACGGTTTGGTCTAAGGGTAATACCGCCCTAGTGGAGGAAGGCGGCACCGTTAAATGGCAGGATTGCGTCAAAATCTAG
- a CDS encoding phosphate ABC transporter substrate-binding protein — MGQKNEAVILIGALAITGMVVTGGGWWLWQRFQAGGENPGPVAGEPSKLPPPPELQASDAFLAPAQVPAGTKVIIDGSTTMVNINEPLKNQFQQTFPGTVVQTDAQGTDKGVVSLILGKVDVAASSRPLTPQEQSQGLAAVPVASDTIAVMVGRENPFNQGLTLAQLRDIFTGKISNWSEVGGPKSTIQVINRPSESGTQQTFAAQVLQGQAFGQGANFQTMPRDATTPIIRALGSNGISYATYGQVENQQTAKIVPIDSLSPNQENYPLRRQLFYFYKTPPSPQVEAFLGFATSPQGQQAIASVVE, encoded by the coding sequence ATGGGGCAAAAAAATGAAGCAGTTATCTTAATCGGCGCTTTAGCCATTACTGGAATGGTGGTGACGGGGGGCGGTTGGTGGCTATGGCAACGGTTCCAAGCTGGCGGTGAAAACCCAGGGCCGGTGGCGGGTGAACCGAGCAAATTACCTCCTCCCCCAGAATTGCAAGCCTCCGATGCGTTTCTCGCTCCAGCCCAAGTTCCAGCAGGCACCAAGGTGATAATTGATGGTTCCACCACCATGGTCAATATCAATGAGCCATTAAAAAATCAATTCCAGCAAACTTTCCCCGGCACAGTGGTGCAAACCGATGCCCAGGGCACCGATAAGGGCGTTGTTAGCCTAATTCTGGGCAAGGTGGATGTGGCGGCCAGTTCCCGCCCCCTCACTCCCCAGGAACAGTCCCAAGGCTTAGCGGCGGTGCCGGTGGCCAGTGACACGATCGCCGTTATGGTAGGCAGGGAAAATCCTTTCAACCAGGGTCTAACGTTGGCCCAACTGCGGGATATTTTTACGGGAAAAATTAGCAATTGGTCTGAGGTGGGGGGACCCAAAAGTACCATTCAGGTGATTAATCGACCTTCTGAAAGCGGTACCCAACAAACCTTCGCCGCCCAAGTATTGCAAGGACAAGCTTTTGGTCAGGGCGCAAATTTTCAAACCATGCCCAGGGATGCCACCACACCGATCATTCGGGCTTTGGGTAGCAATGGTATCAGTTACGCCACCTATGGACAGGTAGAAAACCAGCAAACTGCCAAGATTGTCCCCATTGACAGCCTCAGCCCCAACCAGGAAAACTATCCCCTGCGACGGCAACTATTTTATTTCTACAAAACGCCCCCCTCACCCCAGGTGGAAGCATTTTTGGGTTTTGCCACCAGTCCCCAGGGCCAACAGGCGATCGCCAGCGTTGTTGAATAG
- a CDS encoding Uma2 family endonuclease translates to MVPTLDRQQLVSLNLPDQVSLQVTPEQFTQLAIANRDLRLERTATGALIVNPPTGSESGNRNARIITQLGVWSEANENLGEIFDSSAGFKLPNGANRSPDASWVARQRWDALTPAERKTFAPLCPDFVVELRSATDTIKDLREKMEEYMENGAKLGWLIDPQNRRVEIYRPRQAVEVLQNPDTLSGEAVLPGFTLSLKRIFPI, encoded by the coding sequence ATGGTGCCAACCCTAGATCGCCAACAATTAGTTTCCCTCAATCTTCCCGACCAAGTGTCACTCCAGGTCACCCCAGAGCAATTTACCCAGTTGGCGATCGCCAATCGGGATCTAAGACTAGAACGTACCGCCACAGGAGCTTTGATTGTGAACCCTCCCACTGGTAGCGAATCTGGTAATCGTAACGCGAGAATTATCACTCAACTTGGGGTGTGGAGTGAAGCAAATGAAAACCTGGGTGAAATTTTCGATTCCTCCGCCGGCTTTAAACTTCCCAATGGGGCTAATCGATCGCCAGATGCCTCCTGGGTTGCTAGGCAACGTTGGGATGCCCTAACCCCAGCAGAAAGAAAAACTTTTGCTCCCCTTTGTCCCGATTTCGTAGTGGAATTACGTTCTGCCACTGACACCATCAAGGACTTGCGGGAAAAGATGGAAGAATATATGGAAAATGGTGCCAAATTAGGTTGGTTGATCGATCCCCAAAATAGACGGGTAGAAATTTATCGCCCCAGGCAAGCTGTCGAAGTTTTACAAAATCCAGACACATTATCGGGGGAAGCAGTTTTGCCGGGATTCACCCTGTCTCTAAAAAGAATTTTTCCGATTTAA
- a CDS encoding NAD-dependent epimerase/dehydratase family protein, whose product MKILVTGGTGFLGTTLCNQLEAQGHELTKINSRNCDLTQPNSLHQFTKGSFDQIYHLAAWTQAGDFCLFHPGEQWLINQKLNTNVLDWWHGQQPQAKLIFMGTSCAYDPNLPLEEEYYLTGLPIDSLFTYAMTKRMLYAGALALQKQYGLKYLCLVPSTLYGPGYHTDGRQMHFIFDLIRKIIRGKLYGETVTLWGDGYQRRELVFVEDFARIALELAATVDNDLVNIGAGEEFTIRRFAELICQEVGYDFNLIEFDTSRYVGAKSKCLGVKKLQGLMPDLQLTSLDQGLAKTIKWFWTEQEKLVPETVA is encoded by the coding sequence ATGAAAATTTTGGTCACCGGCGGCACAGGCTTTTTGGGCACAACCCTCTGCAATCAACTCGAGGCCCAGGGCCACGAATTAACCAAAATCAATTCCCGCAACTGCGACCTGACCCAACCTAATTCCCTACATCAGTTTACCAAGGGCAGTTTCGACCAAATTTATCACCTGGCGGCCTGGACTCAAGCCGGAGATTTTTGTTTATTCCATCCGGGGGAACAGTGGTTGATCAACCAAAAATTAAACACTAACGTTCTAGATTGGTGGCATGGCCAACAACCCCAGGCAAAGTTGATTTTCATGGGTACCAGTTGCGCCTATGACCCCAATTTGCCTCTGGAGGAGGAATATTACCTCACCGGTTTACCCATTGATAGTTTGTTCACCTACGCCATGACCAAAAGGATGCTCTATGCGGGGGCTTTGGCATTACAAAAACAATATGGGCTGAAATACCTCTGCCTAGTGCCTTCAACGTTATATGGCCCCGGCTACCACACCGACGGACGGCAAATGCACTTTATTTTTGACCTGATTCGCAAAATTATCCGGGGTAAGCTCTACGGTGAAACGGTTACTCTCTGGGGAGATGGTTATCAGCGGCGGGAACTGGTCTTTGTGGAGGATTTTGCCCGTATTGCCCTGGAACTGGCGGCCACTGTGGATAATGATTTGGTTAATATTGGTGCCGGGGAAGAGTTTACCATTCGTCGTTTTGCGGAGTTAATTTGCCAGGAAGTGGGCTACGACTTCAATTTGATTGAATTTGACACCAGCCGTTATGTGGGGGCTAAGTCTAAATGCTTAGGGGTGAAAAAACTCCAGGGTCTCATGCCGGATTTGCAGCTAACCAGCTTGGATCAAGGCTTGGCAAAAACGATCAAATGGTTCTGGACAGAACAGGAAAAGTTAGTGCCTGAAACTGTTGCTTAA
- a CDS encoding S9 family peptidase, with protein sequence MKTPKTSDYGSWRSPITADALLAGSIGLGAVQNSGEDVFWLEARPAEKGHNVLVQRRPDGTVRDVTPAPFNVRTRVHEYGGGAFLVTVDGVVYFSNFSDQQVYVQSVEQEPQQLTHTPDCRFADFVLDQPRQRLIAVGERHNAEEKEPENFLAAISLENGEVTAIATGHDFYSSPRLSPDGQKLAWITWDHPNMPWDATQLWLADIDQAGNLSNLKITAGQAGNESIHEPQWCPDGSLYFVGDRSDWWNLYRYHKGEVDNVFPLDAEFAYPHWVFGLRSYTFVDVDTIICTFTQDGAWQLGKLKPSRKQLSILGLPYSNYSSLCSDGKTVWFIGSGPTTPSAVVALAVEAQETEILKVASDFDLDPAYLARPQAINFSSNDGQIAHAWYYPPTNGDFQGPSDALPPLLVKSHGGPTAAAGNSLSLKIQYWTSRGFAYVDVNYGGSTGYGRDYRQRLNGQWGIVDVADCVNAARYLADQGLVDGEQLAISGGSAGGYTTLAALTFHNTFKAGASYYGVSDLTALATDTHKFEARYLDGLIGPYPEREDLYERRSPVNHANQLTCPVIFFQGLEDRVVPPNQTEMMVAALKAKGIKVEYVAFPEEQHGFRIAANIKKALESELAFYGEVFGFTPAAD encoded by the coding sequence ATGAAAACCCCAAAGACTTCTGACTATGGTTCCTGGCGATCGCCAATTACGGCCGATGCTCTGTTGGCGGGGAGTATCGGTTTGGGAGCGGTGCAAAACAGCGGCGAAGATGTCTTTTGGTTAGAAGCAAGACCGGCGGAAAAAGGGCACAACGTCTTGGTGCAACGCCGACCCGATGGCACTGTGCGGGATGTCACCCCGGCCCCCTTTAATGTCCGCACCAGGGTGCATGAATATGGTGGTGGAGCCTTTTTGGTCACGGTAGATGGGGTAGTTTATTTCAGTAATTTCAGCGACCAACAAGTTTACGTCCAAAGTGTTGAGCAGGAACCGCAACAGTTGACCCACACACCGGACTGCCGTTTTGCTGATTTTGTCTTGGATCAACCCAGACAAAGGTTAATTGCCGTTGGTGAACGTCACAATGCAGAGGAAAAAGAACCGGAAAATTTTCTCGCCGCCATTAGTCTAGAAAACGGAGAAGTAACGGCGATCGCCACGGGCCATGATTTTTATTCTTCCCCCCGCCTCAGTCCTGACGGGCAAAAATTGGCTTGGATTACCTGGGACCACCCGAATATGCCCTGGGATGCGACCCAACTGTGGTTGGCCGACATTGACCAAGCAGGCAACCTCAGTAATCTTAAAATCACTGCTGGGCAGGCAGGTAATGAATCCATCCATGAACCCCAATGGTGCCCCGACGGCAGTTTATATTTTGTTGGCGATCGATCCGATTGGTGGAATTTGTATCGCTATCACAAAGGGGAAGTGGATAACGTTTTTCCCCTCGATGCGGAATTTGCCTATCCCCATTGGGTATTCGGTCTGCGGAGTTATACCTTTGTTGATGTTGACACCATTATTTGTACCTTCACCCAGGATGGTGCTTGGCAGTTGGGCAAACTGAAACCCTCCCGTAAACAGTTAAGCATTTTGGGACTGCCCTACAGCAACTACTCTTCCCTATGCAGTGACGGCAAAACCGTCTGGTTCATCGGCAGTGGCCCCACCACCCCCTCGGCGGTAGTTGCCCTGGCTGTGGAAGCCCAGGAAACGGAAATTCTCAAAGTAGCCAGCGATTTTGACCTTGACCCGGCCTACCTGGCCCGGCCCCAAGCAATCAATTTTTCCAGTAATGATGGACAAATCGCCCACGCCTGGTATTACCCCCCCACCAACGGTGATTTCCAAGGCCCTTCCGATGCCCTTCCTCCCCTATTGGTCAAAAGCCATGGTGGCCCCACCGCCGCGGCCGGCAATTCCCTAAGTTTAAAAATTCAGTATTGGACTAGTCGAGGTTTTGCCTATGTGGATGTCAATTACGGAGGCAGTACGGGCTATGGCCGGGATTATCGTCAACGATTGAATGGGCAGTGGGGCATTGTCGATGTGGCGGATTGTGTCAATGCGGCCCGTTACCTAGCAGACCAAGGTCTAGTTGATGGGGAGCAACTGGCCATTTCCGGCGGTAGTGCGGGGGGTTATACTACTCTGGCGGCCCTAACTTTCCACAATACTTTTAAAGCTGGGGCTAGCTATTACGGGGTCAGTGATCTGACTGCTCTGGCCACCGATACCCACAAATTTGAGGCCCGTTATCTAGATGGTCTCATTGGTCCCTATCCGGAAAGAGAAGATCTATACGAACGGCGATCGCCAGTAAACCATGCGAATCAACTTACTTGCCCAGTGATTTTCTTCCAAGGTTTAGAGGATAGGGTGGTGCCCCCCAACCAAACGGAAATGATGGTGGCAGCCCTCAAAGCCAAGGGCATTAAGGTGGAATATGTGGCTTTTCCCGAAGAACAACATGGCTTCCGCATCGCCGCCAACATTAAAAAAGCCCTGGAGTCAGAACTTGCTTTCTACGGCGAAGTGTTCGGCTTTACCCCCGCCGCAGATTGA
- the rpmG gene encoding 50S ribosomal protein L33, which produces MAKKGKGARLVITLECTECRSNPDKRSNGVNRYTTMKNRRNTTARLELKKFCTHCNKHTIHKETK; this is translated from the coding sequence ATGGCTAAAAAAGGTAAGGGGGCACGCCTCGTCATCACCCTAGAATGCACCGAGTGCCGCAGTAACCCCGACAAACGTTCTAATGGCGTTAATCGTTACACCACGATGAAAAATCGTCGTAACACCACCGCCCGGTTGGAACTGAAAAAATTCTGCACCCATTGCAACAAACACACCATCCACAAGGAAACCAAATAA
- the rpsR gene encoding 30S ribosomal protein S18 yields MNYYRKRLSPLPPNQPIDYKDTELLRKFITERGKILPRRITGLTAKQQRDLTTAVKRSRLVALLPFVNKEI; encoded by the coding sequence ATGAACTACTACCGTAAACGCCTTTCTCCCCTACCCCCCAATCAACCGATTGATTATAAAGACACGGAATTATTGCGTAAATTCATCACTGAACGAGGCAAGATTCTCCCCCGGCGCATCACTGGTTTGACCGCTAAACAACAACGGGATTTAACTACTGCGGTGAAGCGCTCCCGTTTGGTAGCTTTGTTACCTTTCGTCAACAAAGAAATTTAG